A genome region from Trichoderma asperellum chromosome 7, complete sequence includes the following:
- a CDS encoding uncharacterized protein (EggNog:ENOG41), with translation MTTATSANSDGGNGPFSAPKRRKIRKGTQSCWECKRRKIRCTFASPTESVCDGCRSRRVKCLSQEYHDETRLTSAPDKRGSSLDKIRSQADTSFGVKSPSVCNYMGSVAFINSPSDYNGISQQLLAAWPSQQELEVISDVNISNTFMLFHGVTCMPYSDFMSNNLPSLQDVLQPPLPGSHPVLLARRLLMLGVFLQSGSLSSSEPQTVMCRAVEIASRLVTSNDDLVSSLEGIECIMMESMFRNNAGNLRGAWVSNRRAMTMAQLMGLHQYRTTVPASSKQDWIAGPRPKAIDAETRNRIEPQLMWFRLVATDRYLSLILGLPQESQQDPYPVCLEAKEPKDYELIDRLERLVVVAAGLILQRNSTNIHNLEATLRVDKLLQEAAALPPAQWWLPPEPLSIIGDTMDAFQETLRLMYQLTHYHLLAQLHLPYILLISNDRKYDYSKMTAINASREILSRFVLYFGTNSNCPSYCRGVDFLTFIASMTLCLAHIKGHCERQIGIMSNETTSIFQFLVHQRPQDIGFVERIMESMEKKTTRDDPITQTITNSLRQLVTIEASVANQSSCIASLSCQIGCDGLESGGISMHMNNDVLHIYIPYYGTIKIERESSSHKFLEDNSFSVKSLSQMPWETLQSPTERSLIMEPTDEPNRRNTKEDSILIPSIGEEFSDWAFSGIDLSLLETI, from the exons ATGACCACGGCGACATCCGCCAATAGCGACGGCGGCAATGGCCCGTTCTCCGCACCCAAACGGAGAAAGATTCGAAAGGGCACGCAGAGTTGCTGGGAGTGCAAGCGGAGAAAGATCCGATGCACTTTCGCATCTCCAACCGAGTCTGTGTGTGACGGGTGCAGAAGTCGTCGTGTCAAGTGCCTCAGTCAAGAGTATCATGACGAGACAAGATTGACATCGGCACCAGATAAACGAGGGAGCAGTCTCGACAAGATA CGCAGCCAAGCTGACACTTCATTTGGCGTTAAATCACCTTCCGTATGTAACTATATGGGCAGTGTGGCATTTATCAATTCGCCAAGCGATTATAATGGAATCTCTCAACAGCTTCTCGCAGCGTGGCCGAGCCAGCAGGAGCTTGAGGTCATATCAGATGTGAACATCAGTAATACCTTTATGCTGTTTCACGGTGTCACATGTATGCCATACTCGGATTTCATGAGCAACAACCTGCCATCGCTTCAGGACGTGTTGCAGCCGCCTCTACCAGGATCCCACCCAGTCTTGCTTGCCCGCAGGCTGCTAATGCTGGGTGTGTTTCTGCAAAGCGGGTCACTCTCATCATCTGAGCCGCAGACTGTTATGTGTCGGGCTGTTGAGATAGCAAGCAGACTGGTTACTAGCAACGATGACCTGGTTAGCTCACTTGAAGGTATCGAGTGCATTATGATGGAGAGCATGTTTCGTAATAACGCGGGCAATCTCCGCGGCGCTTGGGTCTCAAATCGCCGAGCCATGACGATGGCGCAATTGATGGGTCTTCACCAATACAGAACCACCGTTCCTGCTAGTAGCAAACAAGACTGGATTGCTGGGCCTCGGCCAAAAGCTATCGATGCTGAGACGCGAAACCGTATCGAGCCTCAATTGATGTGGTTCCGACTGGTCGCCACAGATAGATATCTATCCCTGATACTAGGGCTGCCACAAGAATCACAGCAAGACCCTTATCCCGTTTGCTTGGAGGCAAAAGAGCCTAAAGATTATGAACTCATAGATCGCCTGGAACGCCTTGTGGTAGTTGCTGCAGGACTCATTCTGCAACGAAACAGCACCAACATTCACAACCTCGAAGCGACACTGAGGGTGGATAAACTTCTCCAAGAGGCAGCTGCTTTACCGCCTGCCCAGTGGTGGCTCCCTCCCGAGCCTTTGTCCATCATTGGTGATACTATGGACGCATTCCAAGAAACTCTTCGACTCATGTATCAGCTGACTCATTATCACTTACTTGCACAATTACATCTCCCATATATACTGTTGATTTCCAATGACCGGAAATACGACTATAGCAAGATGACTGCTATCAACGCCAGCCGTGAGATACTATCACGTTTTGTCCTTTACTTTGGCACTAATTCTAACTGTCCCTCCTACTGCCGTGGTGTTGACTTTTTAACCTTCATTGCCAGTATGACGCTATGTCTTGCACATATAAAAGGGCATTGTGAGCGTCAAATTGGCATCATGTCCAACGAGACCACCAGCATCTTTCAATTCCTCGTACATCAGCGCCCTCAGGATATTGGATTTGTCGAGCGCATAATGGAGAGTATGGAGAAAAAGACAACAAGGGACGACCCCATCACTCAAACAATCACCAACAGCCTGAGACAACTTGTGACTATCGAAGCTTCTGTTGCCAATCAGAGTTCTTGTATTGCGAGCCTTTCTTGCCAAATCGGCTGCGACGGACTTGAAAGTGGTGGTATTAGTATGCATATGAATAATGATGTGCTGCATATCTACATCCCCTACTACGGAACAATCAAAATAGAGCGCGAAAGCTCTTCGCACAAGTTTCTTGAGGACAATTCTTTCTCGGTAAAGTCTCTTTCACAGATGCCCTGGGAAACACTGCAATCACCAACAGAAAGGTCCCTTATCATGGAGCCTACCGATGAGCCCAACAGGCGAAATACAAAGGAGGATAGCATATTAATACCCAGTATTGGGGAAGAGTTTAGTGATTGGGCATTTAGTGGTATAGATTTATCTCTGTTAGAGACAATATGA
- a CDS encoding uncharacterized protein (EggNog:ENOG41) — MGSVAFINSPSDYNGISQQLLAAWPSQQELEVISDVNISNTFMLFHGVTCMPYSDFMSNNLPSLQDVLQPPLPGSHPVLLARRLLMLGVFLQSGSLSSSEPQTVMCRAVEIASRLVTSNDDLVSSLEGIECIMMESMFRNNAGNLRGAWVSNRRAMTMAQLMGLHQYRTTVPASSKQDWIAGPRPKAIDAETRNRIEPQLMWFRLVATDRYLSLILGLPQESQQDPYPVCLEAKEPKDYELIDRLERLVVVAAGLILQRNSTNIHNLEATLRVDKLLQEAAALPPAQWWLPPEPLSIIGDTMDAFQETLRLMYQLTHYHLLAQLHLPYILLISNDRKYDYSKMTAINASREILSRFVLYFGTNSNCPSYCRGVDFLTFIASMTLCLAHIKGHCERQIGIMSNETTSIFQFLVHQRPQDIGFVERIMESMEKKTTRDDPITQTITNSLRQLVTIEASVANQSSCIASLSCQIGCDGLESGGISMHMNNDVLHIYIPYYGTIKIERESSSHKFLEDNSFSVKSLSQMPWETLQSPTERSLIMEPTDEPNRRNTKEDSILIPSIGEEFSDWAFSGIDLSLLETI; from the coding sequence ATGGGCAGTGTGGCATTTATCAATTCGCCAAGCGATTATAATGGAATCTCTCAACAGCTTCTCGCAGCGTGGCCGAGCCAGCAGGAGCTTGAGGTCATATCAGATGTGAACATCAGTAATACCTTTATGCTGTTTCACGGTGTCACATGTATGCCATACTCGGATTTCATGAGCAACAACCTGCCATCGCTTCAGGACGTGTTGCAGCCGCCTCTACCAGGATCCCACCCAGTCTTGCTTGCCCGCAGGCTGCTAATGCTGGGTGTGTTTCTGCAAAGCGGGTCACTCTCATCATCTGAGCCGCAGACTGTTATGTGTCGGGCTGTTGAGATAGCAAGCAGACTGGTTACTAGCAACGATGACCTGGTTAGCTCACTTGAAGGTATCGAGTGCATTATGATGGAGAGCATGTTTCGTAATAACGCGGGCAATCTCCGCGGCGCTTGGGTCTCAAATCGCCGAGCCATGACGATGGCGCAATTGATGGGTCTTCACCAATACAGAACCACCGTTCCTGCTAGTAGCAAACAAGACTGGATTGCTGGGCCTCGGCCAAAAGCTATCGATGCTGAGACGCGAAACCGTATCGAGCCTCAATTGATGTGGTTCCGACTGGTCGCCACAGATAGATATCTATCCCTGATACTAGGGCTGCCACAAGAATCACAGCAAGACCCTTATCCCGTTTGCTTGGAGGCAAAAGAGCCTAAAGATTATGAACTCATAGATCGCCTGGAACGCCTTGTGGTAGTTGCTGCAGGACTCATTCTGCAACGAAACAGCACCAACATTCACAACCTCGAAGCGACACTGAGGGTGGATAAACTTCTCCAAGAGGCAGCTGCTTTACCGCCTGCCCAGTGGTGGCTCCCTCCCGAGCCTTTGTCCATCATTGGTGATACTATGGACGCATTCCAAGAAACTCTTCGACTCATGTATCAGCTGACTCATTATCACTTACTTGCACAATTACATCTCCCATATATACTGTTGATTTCCAATGACCGGAAATACGACTATAGCAAGATGACTGCTATCAACGCCAGCCGTGAGATACTATCACGTTTTGTCCTTTACTTTGGCACTAATTCTAACTGTCCCTCCTACTGCCGTGGTGTTGACTTTTTAACCTTCATTGCCAGTATGACGCTATGTCTTGCACATATAAAAGGGCATTGTGAGCGTCAAATTGGCATCATGTCCAACGAGACCACCAGCATCTTTCAATTCCTCGTACATCAGCGCCCTCAGGATATTGGATTTGTCGAGCGCATAATGGAGAGTATGGAGAAAAAGACAACAAGGGACGACCCCATCACTCAAACAATCACCAACAGCCTGAGACAACTTGTGACTATCGAAGCTTCTGTTGCCAATCAGAGTTCTTGTATTGCGAGCCTTTCTTGCCAAATCGGCTGCGACGGACTTGAAAGTGGTGGTATTAGTATGCATATGAATAATGATGTGCTGCATATCTACATCCCCTACTACGGAACAATCAAAATAGAGCGCGAAAGCTCTTCGCACAAGTTTCTTGAGGACAATTCTTTCTCGGTAAAGTCTCTTTCACAGATGCCCTGGGAAACACTGCAATCACCAACAGAAAGGTCCCTTATCATGGAGCCTACCGATGAGCCCAACAGGCGAAATACAAAGGAGGATAGCATATTAATACCCAGTATTGGGGAAGAGTTTAGTGATTGGGCATTTAGTGGTATAGATTTATCTCTGTTAGAGACAATATGA
- a CDS encoding uncharacterized protein (EggNog:ENOG41) → MVKIAIAGGSGPVAREIIDALVAAGKHDITILSRREASNNDVIPGTAWRKVDYSNHSALVEALKGTHTLLSFVQLMRESGQDSQKQLIDAAVAAGVKRFAPSEYGSSGTAHMSWYAGKEVAREYLRKLNANGKVLEYTLFQPGLFLDYLASPFQTSKYITPVDTIFNYESCQAIVIDGYEDITITLTSAADTAAIIAKAIDYDGEWPEISGIQGNRATLSEIIKLGEKIRGRPFTVEKVKLEELKAGNANLAWRFEKRHSAISEEEAEYMSKQVVIGILLSSSEGGWDVSGELNQMFPDYKFTTMEDFLSKVWNGKP, encoded by the exons ATGGTCAAAATTGCTATTGCAGGCGGCTCTGGGC CGGTTGCCAGAGAGATAATAGATGCCCTTGTTGCTGCGGGTAAACACGATATTACCATTCTGAGTAGACGA GAAGCGTCGAACAACGATGTAATTCCCGGAACTGCCTGGCGTAAAGTGGACTATAGCAACCATAGTGCCTTGGTGGAAGCTCTCAAGGGAACACACACTTTGCTATCTTTTGTTCAGCTCATGCGCGAATCAGGACAGGATTCACAGAAACAGTTGATTGATGCGGCTGTTGCGGCTGGAGTCAAGCGTTTTGCACCTAGTGAATATGGGAG TTCGGGAACTGCTCACATGTCTTGGTATGCCGGGAAAGAAGTGGCAAGAGAGTACTTGAGAAAGCTCAATGCGAATGGAAAG GTCCTCGAATATACGTTGTTCCAACCCGGCCTTTTCTTAGACTACCTCGCATCTCCATTTCAAACATCAAAGTACATAACTCCTGTGGACACCATCTTCAATTATGAAAGCTGCCAGGCTATTGTCATTGACGGATATGAGGACATCACGATTACATTGACGTCGGCGGCTGATACTGCCGCAATTATTGCCAAAGCTATCGACTACGACGGAGAGTGGCCGGAGATTAGTGGAATTCAGGGTAACCGAGCCACACTCTCCGAAATTATCAAATTGGGCGAGAAAATCAGAG GTCGCCCTTTTACTGTTGAAAAGGTTAAGCTGGAAGAACTCAAGGCTGGAAATGCCAATTTGGCATGGCGCTTTGAGAAGCGACACTCAGCTAtcagtgaagaagaagcagagtaTATGTCGAAGCAGGTGGTTATTGGCATTTTGCTTAGCAGTTCCGAGGGCGGCTGGGATGTGTCTGGTGAACTTAACCAAATGTTTCCCGACTATAAGTTTACGACGATGGAAGATTTTCTCTCAAAGGTCTGGAACGGGAAGCCATAA